The Salvelinus alpinus chromosome 21, SLU_Salpinus.1, whole genome shotgun sequence genome has a segment encoding these proteins:
- the LOC139548197 gene encoding heat shock 70 kDa protein 13-like — translation MAGEMSMIGSVILALFLAGYLGQHYLPPPKPKVIGLDLGTTFCSVGVFHPGTGDVEVIGDEQGRKSIPSAVSFTPTEVLAGYEGQDLADNNPQNTIYDAKRFIGKIFEQELIEQESARYPFKVINNNGSAEFLVSTNQTFTVTPEFIGSRLLLKMRKMAERHLGVPIKRAVISVPAEFDERQRNYTIRAANLAGLDILRVINEPTAAAMAYGLHKVDVFNVLVVDLGGGTLDVSLLNKQGGMFLTRAMAGNNKLGGQDFSQRLLQYTMERVRQQYGVPPTLKEDIHRLRQAVEIAKLNLTLQLSAHLRVPLHLEPQGNPKEPPQGPAKDPIPVIFQAVITRELFEELNGDLFQKVLAPVETVLAEGHLGKEEVDEIVLVGGSTRIPRIRKLISEYFGKEPNTSVDPDLAVVTGVAIQAGIMGGSWPLQVSAIEIPNRHLRKTNFN, via the exons ATGGCTGGGGAAATGTCTATGATCG GATCGGTCATTCTGGCTCTTTTTCTAGCTGGCTATCTGGGCCAACATTATCTGCCTCCACCGAAACCAAAAGTAATCGGCCTAGATCTGGGGACCACTTTCTGCTCCGTGGGAGTATTCCACCCGGGTACCGGGGATGTGGAGGTGATAGGGGATGAGCAGGGGCGGAAGAGCATCCCTAGTGCGGTGTCGTTCACCCCTACCGAAGTTCTCGCCGGTTACGAGGGTCAGGATCTGGCCGACAACAATCCTCAAAACACCATCTATGATGCCAAGCGGTTTATTGGAAAGATATTCGAACAAGAGCTCATTGAACAGGAAAGTGCTCGCTATCCATTCAAG GTGATAAATAACAATGGCAGTGCAGAGTTCTTGGTCTCCACCAACCAGACGTTCACAGTTACTCCCGAGTTCATTGGTTCTCGGCTGCTGCTGAAGATGAGGAAGATGGCGGAGCGTCACCTGGGTGTCCCCATCAAGAGGGCTGTTATCTCTGTCCCTGCTGAGTTTGATGAGAGACAGAGGAACTACACCATCAGGGCTGCCAACCTGGCCG GACTGGACATCTTGCGTGTGATCAACGAGCCCACGGCTGCAGCGATGGCGTATGGGTTACACAAGGTGGACGTGTTCAACGTACTGGTGGTAGACCTGGGAGGAGGAACGCTGGACGTCTCTCTACTCAATAAACAAGGGGGCATGTTCCTCACCAGAGCCATGGCAG GTAACAACAAGCTGGGGGGGCAGGACTTCAGCCAGAGGCTGCTCCAGTACACCATGGAGAGGGTCCGCCAGCAGTACGGCGTTCCCCCCACCCTCAAAGAGGACATCCACCGCCTCCGCCAGGCCGTGGAGATTGCCAAACTCAACCTCACCCTGCAGCTCAGTGCCCACCTCAGGGTACCCCTGCACCTGGAGCCCCAAGGGAACCCCAAGGAACCACCACAGGGGCCCGCCAAGGACCCAATCCCAGTCATCTTTCAAGCAGTCATCACCCGTgagctgtttgaagagttgaacGGCGACCTCTTTCAGAAGGTTCTGGCACCTGTAGAGACAGTGCTGGCCGAGGGCCACCtggggaaggaggaggtggatgAGATAGTTCTGGTGGGAGGCTCCACCCGCATCCCTAGGATCAGGAAGCTGATCAGTGAATACTTTGGGAAGGAGCCCAACACCTCAGTGGACCCAGACTTGGCAGTGGTGACTGGGGTGGCCATCCAGGCTGGCATCATGGGGGGCTCCTGGCCCCTACAGGTCAGCGCTATAGAGATCCCCAACAGACACCTCCGCAAGACCAACTTCAATTGA
- the LOC139548199 gene encoding SAM domain-containing protein SAMSN-1-like isoform X1, which translates to MLQRAASNVSDKPKLSKPKRSTSFGRFEGIRQPSPARLEENGTTVAEESGCESSDQTKQGSLGKKMKAISLTMRRKMGKKHSKIFSEEAGEETDRDLEEETECGPPLEKDSEKTNNSLESLYSGQSSSSSGSVACLSNGSSTRDSLRLEENGSYNGHFCGRARVHTDFVPSPYDTDSLKLKVGDIISIISKPPMGIWTGMLNYKVGNFKFIYVDMLMEKEREEEAPKIRPQRMSKRPRPKTLLELLERLHLEEYASALLLNGYQTVEDLRHLQEKHLIELNVMNPEHRGRLLAAADCRYTESDDVRESEEPSSSHSLKEEKSDCPRDSGCFIPSECSENSKEDTESQPVTR; encoded by the exons ATGCTACAGAGGGCAGCCTCAAATGTTTCAGACAAACCAAAGCTCAGTAAACCAAAG CGCTCCACTAGTTTTGGGCGATTTGAGGGCATCAGACAACCCTCACCAGCCAGACTAGAGGAAAATGGAACAACAGTGGCAGAGGAGTCTGGATGTGAGAGTTCTGATCAGACCAAACAAGGCAGCCTGGGGAAGAAGATGAAGGCCATCTCTCTGACCATGCGCAGGAAGATGGGCAAGAAGCACTCCAAAATCTTCTCTGAGGAAGCT GGTGAAGAAACTGACAGAGACCTAGAAGAGGAAACAGAGTGTGGTCCTCCTTTAGAGAAAGACTCTGAAAAGACCAACAACTCTCTGGAGAGCCTGTACAGCGGACAGAGCTCCTCCA GCTCAGGTAGTGTGGCCTGCCTCTCAAATGGCTCCAGTACCAGAGACAGTCTGAGACTAGAAGAGAATGGCTCCTACAACGGACACTTCTGTGGTAGAGCACGGGTCCACACAGACTTTGTTCCCAGCCCATATGACACTGACTCCCTCAAACTCAAG GTTGGAGACATTATCAGCATCATCAGTAAACCTCCCATGGGCATATGGACAGGGATGCTGAACTACAAAGTGGGCAACTTCAAGTTCATCTACGTTGACATGctcatggagaaagagagagaggaggaggcgcCAAAGATCAGGCCTCAGAGGATGAGCAAGAGACCACGACCAAAGACACTACTGGAACTACTGGAGCGTCTTCATCTAGAG GAGTATGCATCTGCACTGCTTCTGAATGGCTACCAGACAGTAGAGGACCTGAGGCACCTGCAGGAGAAACACCTTATAGAGCTGAACGTAATGAATCCAGAACACAGAGGCAGGCTGCTGGCTGCTGCAGACTGCAGATATACAGAGA GCGATGATGTGAGGGAGAGTGAGGAGCCCTCTTCATCACacagcctgaaggaggagaagaGTGACTGTCCCAGAGACTCAGGCTGCTTTATTCCATCAGAGTGCTCTGAAAACAGCAAAGAGGACACAGAGAGCCAACCAGTCACACGCTGA
- the LOC139548199 gene encoding SAM domain-containing protein SAMSN-1-like isoform X2 produces MLQRAASNVSDKPKLSKPKRSTSFGRFEGIRQPSPARLEENGTTVAEESGCESSDQTKQGSLGKKMKAISLTMRRKMGKKHSKIFSEEAGEETDRDLEEETECGPPLEKDSEKTNNSLESLYSGQSSSSSGSVACLSNGSSTRDSLRLEENGSYNGHFCGRARVHTDFVPSPYDTDSLKLKVGDIISIISKPPMGIWTGMLNYKVGNFKFIYVDMLMEKEREEEAPKIRPQRMSKRPRPKTLLELLERLHLEEYASALLLNGYQTVEDLRHLQEKHLIELNVMNPEHRGRLLAAADCRYTEKQMALPPWLNQIS; encoded by the exons ATGCTACAGAGGGCAGCCTCAAATGTTTCAGACAAACCAAAGCTCAGTAAACCAAAG CGCTCCACTAGTTTTGGGCGATTTGAGGGCATCAGACAACCCTCACCAGCCAGACTAGAGGAAAATGGAACAACAGTGGCAGAGGAGTCTGGATGTGAGAGTTCTGATCAGACCAAACAAGGCAGCCTGGGGAAGAAGATGAAGGCCATCTCTCTGACCATGCGCAGGAAGATGGGCAAGAAGCACTCCAAAATCTTCTCTGAGGAAGCT GGTGAAGAAACTGACAGAGACCTAGAAGAGGAAACAGAGTGTGGTCCTCCTTTAGAGAAAGACTCTGAAAAGACCAACAACTCTCTGGAGAGCCTGTACAGCGGACAGAGCTCCTCCA GCTCAGGTAGTGTGGCCTGCCTCTCAAATGGCTCCAGTACCAGAGACAGTCTGAGACTAGAAGAGAATGGCTCCTACAACGGACACTTCTGTGGTAGAGCACGGGTCCACACAGACTTTGTTCCCAGCCCATATGACACTGACTCCCTCAAACTCAAG GTTGGAGACATTATCAGCATCATCAGTAAACCTCCCATGGGCATATGGACAGGGATGCTGAACTACAAAGTGGGCAACTTCAAGTTCATCTACGTTGACATGctcatggagaaagagagagaggaggaggcgcCAAAGATCAGGCCTCAGAGGATGAGCAAGAGACCACGACCAAAGACACTACTGGAACTACTGGAGCGTCTTCATCTAGAG GAGTATGCATCTGCACTGCTTCTGAATGGCTACCAGACAGTAGAGGACCTGAGGCACCTGCAGGAGAAACACCTTATAGAGCTGAACGTAATGAATCCAGAACACAGAGGCAGGCTGCTGGCTGCTGCAGACTGCAGATATACAGAGA AACAGATGGCACTGCCACCCTGGCTAAATCAGATATCGTGA